The following proteins come from a genomic window of Mammaliicoccus sp. Marseille-Q6498:
- a CDS encoding TRAP transporter permease yields the protein MGILALLIFVVILIIWSVILKRNLGEASLVGFIATSLLGGSEAIKLFVNGFSFASTFSVLYAALAFVFMAYLIDKLGIVAKLLAILNSMVGKIPGAPAYMDAMGSVALGTLSGGDSGNTAATGSITGPWMLKNKWNKEIAASVMVGNGGMASVFPPTTSMFIILGFAPVAAAVGVGEFYIALFVASIYQLAHRLIMIWIFVKKQNIKAFSIEELEPLSSSFKRGWTSILLYVGAIIPLVLTIGPLGKKLASIPSIGEESLESIDIVVWIPTLMITIAVILGRKKLPKSIPELMKFTQVAIPRFTTIGALIFFAVAASEVLTKLGLSDNIASLIEAANAPAWLTLLLIGIGITVIAGPLTSTGTLTAVGLVSYEILISSGFSPLISAVVVMTFASTSAQMPPASGSIYIASGIVGAKPEKTFGMLIVLYAIPVVVIGWLIGMGILPIWGG from the coding sequence ATGGGGATTTTAGCTTTGTTAATTTTTGTTGTGATATTAATAATATGGAGTGTCATATTAAAACGAAACTTAGGTGAGGCTTCTTTGGTTGGATTTATTGCGACGAGTCTTTTAGGTGGATCAGAAGCAATAAAATTATTTGTAAATGGATTTTCTTTCGCATCAACTTTTTCAGTGCTATACGCAGCACTTGCGTTCGTATTTATGGCATATCTTATTGATAAATTAGGTATTGTTGCGAAATTATTAGCAATTTTAAATTCAATGGTGGGTAAAATACCTGGCGCACCAGCATATATGGACGCTATGGGTTCAGTTGCATTAGGAACATTATCAGGTGGTGATTCTGGTAACACTGCTGCCACTGGTTCAATTACTGGTCCATGGATGTTAAAGAATAAATGGAATAAAGAGATTGCGGCATCTGTGATGGTTGGTAATGGTGGTATGGCGTCTGTATTTCCACCAACAACTTCTATGTTCATCATACTTGGGTTCGCTCCAGTAGCTGCAGCAGTTGGTGTTGGTGAATTTTATATTGCATTATTTGTTGCATCAATTTATCAACTCGCTCATAGATTAATAATGATTTGGATTTTTGTAAAAAAACAAAATATAAAAGCTTTTTCTATAGAAGAGTTAGAACCATTGAGCAGTTCATTTAAAAGAGGTTGGACTTCAATCTTGTTATACGTTGGAGCCATTATTCCACTAGTTCTTACAATAGGTCCTCTAGGGAAAAAGCTAGCTAGTATTCCATCAATAGGAGAAGAATCTCTAGAAAGTATTGATATCGTAGTTTGGATACCGACTTTAATGATTACTATAGCAGTTATTTTAGGTAGAAAAAAATTACCTAAATCTATACCTGAATTAATGAAATTCACACAAGTTGCTATTCCAAGATTTACAACTATTGGCGCACTAATATTCTTTGCTGTGGCAGCAAGTGAAGTATTAACGAAATTGGGTTTGTCTGATAATATAGCATCTCTTATAGAGGCTGCAAATGCACCAGCGTGGTTAACTTTATTGTTAATAGGTATTGGTATAACAGTTATTGCTGGTCCGTTAACTTCTACTGGAACACTTACTGCAGTAGGTCTTGTTTCCTATGAAATCTTAATTTCAAGTGGTTTCTCACCTCTAATTTCAGCTGTAGTTGTGATGACATTTGCATCTACATCAGCTCAAATGCCACCAGCATCCGGTTCAATTTATATAGCATCTGGTATCGTTGGTGCGAAACCTGAAAAGACTTTCGGTATGCTGATTGTACTTTACGCAATTCCTGTTGTCGTAATTGGTTGGCTTATTGGTATGGGAATACTACCTATATGGGGAGGATAA
- a CDS encoding 2-hydroxyacid dehydrogenase family protein, translating into MAKVFITGEIPARGLDLLKEHFEVEVFKGEKLITKDEILQKVQDVDAIISPLSTNIDKEIIDAAPNLKFIANYGAGFNNIDVKYAREKGIDVTNTPKASTNATADLTIGILLAASRRIAEGDKLCRTTGFNGWAPLFFRGREVSGKTVGIVGLGEIGSAVARRAKGFDMNILYTGPNRKPEQEASIGASYVSLDEMLEQADFITINAAYSDQLHHLFNKEAFEKMKDTAYIINASRGPIVDEKALVDALNNKEIEGAALDVFEFEPEITEELKSMDNVVLTPHIGNATFEARDMMAEIVANNTIKKLKGEQPDYIVN; encoded by the coding sequence ATGGCAAAAGTTTTTATTACAGGAGAGATACCTGCTAGAGGTTTGGATTTACTGAAAGAGCATTTTGAAGTTGAGGTCTTTAAAGGGGAGAAGTTAATTACTAAGGATGAAATACTTCAAAAAGTTCAAGATGTGGACGCAATTATTAGTCCTCTTTCTACAAATATAGATAAAGAAATAATAGATGCAGCACCAAATTTAAAATTCATCGCTAATTATGGTGCTGGGTTTAATAACATTGATGTAAAGTATGCTAGAGAAAAAGGCATCGATGTAACGAATACTCCGAAAGCTTCTACAAATGCTACGGCGGATTTAACGATTGGCATTCTACTTGCAGCTTCTAGAAGAATCGCAGAAGGTGACAAACTTTGTAGAACAACTGGTTTCAATGGTTGGGCGCCGTTATTCTTTAGAGGTCGGGAAGTCTCCGGCAAGACTGTCGGCATAGTTGGACTTGGCGAAATTGGTTCTGCTGTAGCTAGACGTGCCAAGGGGTTTGACATGAACATCCTTTATACTGGACCTAATAGAAAACCAGAACAAGAAGCAAGTATCGGGGCGTCTTATGTCAGTCTAGATGAAATGTTAGAACAAGCTGATTTCATTACAATCAATGCTGCTTACTCAGATCAACTGCATCACCTATTTAATAAAGAAGCTTTTGAAAAAATGAAAGACACTGCTTATATTATTAATGCATCTCGCGGTCCAATTGTGGATGAAAAAGCATTAGTAGATGCATTGAACAATAAAGAAATTGAAGGTGCAGCTCTAGATGTATTTGAATTTGAACCAGAAATTACGGAAGAACTGAAGTCTATGGATAACGTCGTCCTCACACCACATATAGGTAACGCAACATTTGAAGCAAGAGACATGATGGCTGAAATCGTCGCAAATAACACGATTAAGAAACTTAAAGGTGAACAACCAGACTATATTGTGAATTAA
- a CDS encoding RraA family protein gives MKDSIENIIERLEKLSSTLLADAMNYENVMDYDIKPVNFRKTLVGQARTIAVFPGDNLYLHYGIYEAKAGEILVVDGKGSNISAYMGGLMASAAEKIGIKGIIIDGLVRDKKELENMDIQIYSKGFIPKGPRKNGPGAFDVTIQSGGVIINPYDFIIGDEDGITVVPFENAEKYIEKAEEKLIYEEERLKKINEIDLRNESDKRAMEPAWLRESINE, from the coding sequence GTGAAGGATAGTATCGAAAACATTATAGAAAGACTGGAGAAGTTAAGTTCTACGCTTCTAGCAGATGCTATGAATTATGAAAATGTTATGGATTATGATATTAAACCTGTTAATTTTAGAAAAACATTAGTTGGTCAAGCAAGGACAATAGCTGTTTTTCCTGGAGATAATCTCTATTTACATTATGGGATTTATGAAGCAAAGGCTGGTGAAATTTTGGTCGTTGATGGAAAAGGATCGAATATTTCAGCTTATATGGGAGGTTTGATGGCATCAGCTGCAGAAAAAATTGGTATAAAAGGGATTATTATTGATGGATTAGTTAGAGATAAAAAAGAATTAGAAAATATGGATATACAAATTTATTCAAAAGGATTTATACCTAAAGGACCAAGGAAAAATGGGCCAGGAGCCTTTGATGTAACTATACAAAGTGGTGGCGTAATTATAAATCCTTATGATTTTATAATAGGTGATGAAGATGGAATTACAGTAGTTCCTTTTGAAAATGCTGAAAAATATATAGAAAAAGCAGAAGAAAAATTGATATATGAAGAAGAAAGATTAAAAAAGATTAATGAAATTGATTTACGTAATGAATCTGATAAAAGAGCGATGGAACCTGCATGGTTACGAGAAAGTATAAATGAATAG
- a CDS encoding PrpF domain-containing protein codes for MDIRSLKVPCVLMRGGTSRGLVFKDSDLPLDHNARERVILKIYGSSPNGQIDGIGGGTSVTSKVAIVGISSEEGSDIYYTFGQVGINKRSIDYNVTCGNMASAVGLYAVEEGLVPRVEGETKVKILNTNTNKVMEVVVPVEKGSVGNKGDFSISGVEGTGAKITVNFMNPAGAFTGKLFPTGNLVDNIQVGEKTFEVSILDTGNIVAFVKANNFSLEGYELSETIDEPDVSDKIEKLRVEIGILLGIFNKHQKINPEIDALPKITLVSEPQDYLTELGVLNKKENNDIIGRYISMGKLHPAFAVSGSICLATACLIPGTVPYSVCESNSENMINIGHPNGTISAEVSLQKNESDYKLLKGGTGRTARRIMEGTAIVPKYLIDKEENHG; via the coding sequence GTGGATATACGAAGTTTAAAAGTTCCTTGCGTATTAATGAGAGGGGGAACAAGTAGAGGATTAGTTTTTAAAGATAGCGATTTACCCCTAGACCATAATGCAAGAGAAAGAGTGATTTTGAAAATTTATGGTAGCTCTCCAAATGGTCAAATTGATGGTATTGGAGGCGGAACGTCTGTTACGAGTAAAGTAGCAATCGTTGGTATATCAAGTGAAGAAGGCAGTGATATTTACTATACTTTTGGTCAAGTTGGGATAAATAAAAGAAGTATAGATTATAATGTGACATGTGGCAATATGGCGTCAGCTGTAGGACTATATGCGGTTGAAGAAGGATTAGTTCCGAGAGTCGAAGGTGAAACGAAAGTTAAAATATTAAACACGAATACGAATAAAGTAATGGAAGTTGTCGTTCCTGTTGAAAAAGGATCTGTTGGAAATAAAGGTGATTTTTCAATATCAGGCGTAGAAGGTACTGGTGCAAAAATAACGGTAAACTTTATGAATCCGGCCGGTGCTTTTACTGGTAAACTTTTTCCGACAGGTAACTTAGTGGATAATATACAAGTTGGTGAAAAAACTTTTGAAGTAAGTATTTTAGACACTGGTAATATAGTTGCTTTTGTAAAAGCTAATAATTTTTCACTTGAAGGATACGAATTATCAGAAACGATTGATGAGCCTGATGTTTCTGATAAAATTGAGAAGTTACGTGTAGAAATCGGTATTTTATTAGGTATATTTAACAAACATCAAAAAATCAATCCAGAAATAGATGCATTACCTAAAATAACATTAGTGAGTGAGCCTCAAGATTATTTAACCGAACTAGGTGTGCTTAACAAAAAAGAAAATAACGATATCATAGGAAGATATATTTCTATGGGCAAGTTACATCCAGCATTTGCTGTTAGTGGTTCAATTTGTTTAGCAACAGCATGCCTCATACCAGGGACAGTTCCTTATTCAGTTTGTGAAAGTAATTCTGAAAATATGATCAATATTGGACATCCTAATGGAACAATTTCTGCGGAAGTTTCTTTACAGAAAAATGAAAGCGATTACAAACTATTAAAAGGTGGTACCGGACGTACGGCTAGAAGGATTATGGAAGGCACTGCCATCGTTCCTAAATATTTAATAGATAAGGAGGAAAATCATGGTTAA
- a CDS encoding Gfo/Idh/MocA family oxidoreductase → MNIKKAILLGAGDRGGKVYANLIKSLPHEIKLIGVAEPVLERREKIKKEHNLDEQYVHTSWVDLLNKKPEAEIAIICTQDKEHFEPTMLALDLGYHVLLEKPMSPSPEECVKMVEKSKEMDRTLTICHVLRYTPFWNRIKTIVESGEIGEIASIQLNENVEYMHMSHSFVRGNWKSKETSSPMILAKSCHDMDIISYIMDKDCKRINSFGSLMYFNEDNKPEGAPLRCLDGCPAENECAFHAGRYYLGRGRGWAMKFTEANTNEAIIESLNKTDYGKCVFQSDNDVVDHQVVNMEFENGATATFSMSAFTREQTRIVQIMGTKGEIRGNMENNEISIYDFLTREEKIVKFPEVNSGHGGGDEGIIRDFINSINASDGKASKSVASKSLISHLMAFAAEESRLNQGQSISIDEYYDELSS, encoded by the coding sequence ATGAATATTAAAAAGGCAATATTACTAGGTGCTGGTGACAGAGGTGGTAAAGTTTATGCTAACTTAATTAAATCTTTACCACATGAAATTAAACTAATAGGGGTAGCTGAACCAGTACTTGAAAGACGGGAAAAAATTAAAAAAGAACATAACTTAGATGAACAATATGTACATACTTCATGGGTAGACTTACTGAATAAAAAGCCTGAAGCTGAAATCGCGATTATTTGTACACAAGATAAAGAGCATTTTGAACCTACAATGTTAGCACTCGACTTAGGATATCATGTATTACTTGAAAAACCGATGTCACCAAGTCCGGAAGAATGTGTGAAAATGGTCGAAAAATCAAAAGAAATGGACAGAACGTTAACGATTTGTCACGTTTTAAGATATACACCATTTTGGAATAGAATTAAAACAATCGTAGAAAGTGGAGAAATCGGCGAAATAGCATCTATTCAATTGAATGAAAATGTTGAATATATGCATATGTCACATAGCTTTGTACGCGGTAATTGGAAAAGTAAAGAAACTTCAAGTCCAATGATATTAGCGAAATCTTGTCACGATATGGATATTATTAGTTATATTATGGACAAAGACTGTAAGAGGATTAATTCATTCGGATCATTAATGTATTTTAATGAAGATAACAAACCTGAAGGCGCACCATTACGATGCTTAGATGGATGTCCAGCTGAAAATGAATGTGCATTCCACGCTGGAAGATATTACTTAGGCAGAGGTAGAGGTTGGGCAATGAAATTTACTGAAGCTAACACTAACGAAGCAATAATAGAAAGTTTAAATAAAACGGACTACGGTAAATGTGTTTTCCAATCAGATAACGATGTAGTAGATCACCAAGTTGTAAATATGGAATTTGAAAATGGTGCTACAGCTACTTTTAGTATGAGTGCATTTACGAGAGAACAAACGAGAATAGTACAAATTATGGGTACTAAAGGTGAAATTAGAGGAAATATGGAAAATAACGAAATTAGCATTTATGACTTCTTAACTAGAGAAGAAAAAATCGTTAAATTCCCAGAAGTAAACAGTGGACACGGTGGTGGAGACGAAGGCATTATACGAGACTTCATCAACTCAATAAACGCATCAGACGGTAAAGCCTCTAAATCAGTAGCAAGCAAATCATTAATAAGTCACTTAATGGCATTTGCTGCAGAAGAATCAAGACTAAACCAAGGTCAGTCTATTAGTATCGATGAATATTACGACGAACTTTCATCATAA
- a CDS encoding MurR/RpiR family transcriptional regulator, protein MTNENIFINLKEKIKDLTNSERKVANYIIKEPTEVMFYTINELSKKVGTSTTTVMRLANKLGYSGYTELQRDIQEFIKDGNAPQSRLSSNLKNIEKENLWTETINHYVTQLTQFSSEINESTLDNAVELIEESRNIYCTCVRSGLPAGQYFSQNINRINGNCKLIVADVSDWVDEVVSMDSNDVLVAISYPRYAKRISDFVKIAKEQDVKIVIITDTYSSPLVDYADVIIPCDSNSLAFHNSPIVSMIAIDYIINSLAVKESKNNSNRLDAIDRTLKRINYHINK, encoded by the coding sequence ATGACGAATGAAAATATCTTTATAAATCTTAAAGAAAAAATAAAAGATCTAACTAATTCTGAAAGAAAAGTAGCAAATTATATTATAAAAGAGCCTACAGAAGTCATGTTTTATACTATTAATGAATTGTCTAAAAAAGTGGGTACAAGTACAACGACAGTGATGAGGTTAGCTAATAAATTAGGTTATTCAGGTTATACAGAGTTACAAAGAGATATACAAGAATTTATTAAAGATGGGAATGCTCCACAATCACGATTATCATCTAATTTAAAAAATATTGAAAAAGAAAATCTTTGGACAGAAACGATAAACCATTATGTTACACAATTAACGCAATTCTCTAGCGAAATAAATGAAAGTACGTTAGATAATGCAGTGGAATTAATTGAAGAATCTAGAAATATTTATTGTACATGTGTTAGAAGTGGACTTCCGGCAGGTCAATATTTCTCACAAAATATAAACAGAATTAATGGAAATTGTAAGCTCATAGTTGCAGATGTATCAGATTGGGTCGATGAGGTCGTATCGATGGATTCAAATGATGTGTTAGTAGCTATTAGTTACCCGAGATATGCTAAACGAATTAGTGATTTTGTGAAGATAGCTAAAGAACAAGATGTTAAAATCGTTATAATAACGGATACTTATTCATCTCCATTAGTAGATTATGCTGATGTCATTATTCCATGTGACTCTAATAGTTTAGCATTTCATAATTCCCCTATAGTATCAATGATAGCGATTGACTATATTATTAATTCATTGGCAGTTAAAGAATCTAAAAATAATTCTAATCGATTAGATGCTATAGATCGTACGTTAAAACGAATTAATTATCACATAAATAAATGA
- a CDS encoding NAD(P)-binding domain-containing protein, protein MNIGFIGYGEVGSEMSKGFSEYEVDNIFAYDPLLINKSSEKISDNTKLTYFPNTKELSKQKMSILFVAVPASKAIEAWLEIRDTIDKETILVDLTTANAKEKNMVNEIMNENGLHILDAAILGALKVYQNTVPILVSGSQSEKFVEIGQNIGMKITKLNENVGDATNFKYIRSIFTKGLSTLLYEVMEAAEKLQIEQEIYNSISNTMDKDDFGEIINRYIKSNVKHSKRRETEMENVSNFMKDNNLETYMTEATISKLKDISNAELENELQDENYNWIDVIKTMNQK, encoded by the coding sequence ATGAATATTGGATTTATAGGATATGGTGAAGTAGGTAGTGAGATGTCAAAAGGCTTTAGTGAATATGAAGTTGATAATATTTTTGCATATGATCCACTTCTTATTAATAAAAGTTCAGAAAAAATATCAGACAATACAAAACTCACGTATTTTCCAAATACTAAAGAATTATCAAAACAAAAAATGTCTATCTTATTTGTAGCTGTTCCTGCTTCAAAAGCAATAGAAGCATGGTTAGAAATAAGAGACACGATTGATAAAGAAACAATTTTAGTTGATTTAACTACAGCTAACGCAAAAGAAAAGAATATGGTAAATGAAATAATGAATGAAAATGGTCTACATATACTTGATGCAGCAATACTAGGTGCGCTTAAAGTATATCAAAATACAGTACCAATTTTAGTGAGTGGTAGCCAATCTGAAAAGTTCGTAGAGATAGGTCAAAACATTGGAATGAAGATTACTAAATTAAATGAAAATGTCGGTGACGCTACAAACTTTAAATATATAAGAAGTATTTTTACAAAAGGATTATCAACATTATTGTATGAAGTTATGGAAGCGGCTGAAAAATTACAGATTGAACAAGAGATTTATAATTCTATTTCGAATACGATGGATAAAGATGATTTTGGCGAAATAATTAATAGATATATAAAAAGTAACGTAAAACATTCTAAACGTAGAGAAACAGAAATGGAAAATGTTAGTAACTTTATGAAAGATAATAATTTAGAAACTTATATGACTGAAGCTACAATTAGCAAACTGAAAGATATTTCAAATGCAGAATTAGAAAATGAATTACAAGATGAAAACTATAACTGGATTGATGTTATAAAAACCATGAATCAAAAATAA
- a CDS encoding tripartite tricarboxylate transporter TctB family protein, with the protein MGSIIFSFILFVIFVYFLINSLNMENLREVDPIGPSGIPSFALFFLVVLLFYTLVKEILKYKRDKQNNQEVKQTSVFNKSLLIIMCLTISITIFILLINKIGFLLSCLFLTPLLLILLGAKSKTQIIIFSIGIPVLFSFLFGNVLNIPLPRGIGFFSDISSFLY; encoded by the coding sequence ATGGGGAGTATCATATTTAGTTTCATATTGTTCGTTATATTTGTATATTTTCTAATAAATTCATTAAACATGGAAAATTTAAGAGAGGTTGATCCAATAGGTCCTTCTGGTATACCTAGTTTTGCTTTATTCTTCCTTGTAGTACTTCTTTTTTATACATTAGTTAAAGAAATATTGAAATATAAACGAGACAAACAAAACAACCAAGAAGTTAAGCAGACATCGGTATTTAATAAATCTTTACTAATTATAATGTGCTTAACCATTTCGATAACTATATTTATACTACTTATCAATAAAATAGGCTTTTTACTATCCTGTTTATTTTTGACACCATTATTATTAATACTTTTAGGAGCCAAAAGTAAAACTCAAATTATCATCTTTTCCATTGGCATACCAGTATTGTTTTCGTTTCTTTTTGGAAATGTGCTGAATATACCTTTGCCGAGAGGAATTGGATTCTTTTCTGATATTAGTAGTTTCCTATATTAA
- a CDS encoding tripartite tricarboxylate transporter substrate binding protein yields the protein MVKKKSIIIIMLTVLLASCSAKGDTKSNEEKNEVENFPKKTVNVVIPFGEGSASDAFVRQFSQILSKNSNANFQPVNKDGSGGLIGMLHAYQQKNDGYNILEITPSQVISDNLNKSKEVKLLDDFEPLAQIQSDIYVLSVPKDSPIKDYDDLIEKGKKDNVTVGGAGSTGLDDFATNDFAKEAGIDMRFTPYTSGSEVKAAALGGEVDVYLDKVVNVVDYAKSKKVRPIVIFNDERIDKIPEFKNVPTTKEKGLNVDIGSWRGFVIKKGAPEGVKKRLNKKIKDAYETEEYKKYASDNLVDIGEGYLGPDEFDKKLNKEYEKFDEIAKDLDIK from the coding sequence ATGGTTAAAAAGAAATCGATAATCATCATTATGTTAACGGTATTGTTAGCTAGTTGTAGCGCTAAAGGTGATACGAAAAGTAATGAGGAGAAGAATGAAGTAGAAAACTTTCCCAAAAAAACGGTTAATGTCGTTATACCATTTGGGGAAGGAAGTGCAAGTGATGCTTTTGTAAGGCAGTTTTCTCAAATATTAAGTAAAAACTCAAATGCAAATTTTCAACCTGTTAATAAAGATGGTAGTGGTGGATTAATCGGTATGTTACATGCGTATCAACAAAAAAATGATGGCTATAACATTTTAGAAATCACACCATCACAAGTTATTTCCGATAATTTAAATAAAAGTAAAGAAGTTAAACTTTTAGATGATTTTGAACCACTGGCACAAATCCAAAGTGACATTTATGTATTATCCGTTCCGAAAGATAGTCCGATTAAAGATTATGACGACTTAATTGAAAAAGGTAAAAAAGATAACGTTACGGTTGGTGGAGCAGGTTCAACAGGGTTAGATGACTTTGCGACAAATGATTTTGCTAAAGAAGCGGGTATAGATATGAGATTTACACCATACACTTCAGGATCAGAAGTGAAAGCAGCGGCACTTGGTGGTGAAGTAGACGTTTACTTAGACAAAGTTGTTAATGTTGTTGATTATGCAAAATCTAAAAAAGTTAGACCAATCGTTATTTTTAATGATGAAAGAATCGATAAAATACCTGAATTTAAAAATGTACCGACTACAAAAGAAAAAGGTTTAAATGTCGATATAGGATCTTGGAGAGGTTTCGTCATTAAAAAAGGTGCGCCAGAAGGTGTGAAAAAACGATTAAATAAAAAAATAAAAGACGCATATGAAACAGAAGAATATAAAAAGTATGCATCTGATAATTTAGTAGACATAGGTGAAGGATACCTTGGACCAGATGAATTTGATAAAAAACTAAATAAAGAGTACGAAAAATTTGATGAAATCGCAAAAGATTTAGATATCAAATAA
- a CDS encoding LysR family transcriptional regulator, producing the protein MDSMDWEILRALFKYKNITQTSKILRISQPAVTYRINKLEEEFNVEIISRNKKGVVFTSPGEIIVKYALSMIKDSQKLKEELINQEDKVQGTLRLSASSIFSRYQLPKILSEFSQKYPLVEFDVNTGWSEEVFKSVHNDYSQVGILRGDYSFSSEKIRLMSEKIYVVSKNPISIDDLPHLPRIYYNTDTSLNKLIDDWWIGRFVEPSSIAIKVDNMETSKEFVQHGLGFSILPDILLNKNKDLYKIPCLDQNGNDIIRNTDMILKKQYLSNNVVRAFYDFMKEQNLECE; encoded by the coding sequence ATGGATAGTATGGACTGGGAAATATTGAGAGCGTTATTTAAATATAAAAACATTACACAAACGAGTAAAATTTTGAGAATATCACAACCAGCAGTAACCTATAGAATCAATAAACTAGAAGAAGAATTCAATGTAGAAATTATTAGTAGAAATAAAAAAGGCGTAGTCTTCACTTCGCCAGGTGAAATCATTGTAAAATATGCACTTTCAATGATAAAAGACAGTCAAAAACTTAAAGAAGAGCTGATCAATCAAGAAGATAAAGTTCAAGGTACGCTAAGATTAAGCGCATCTAGCATATTTTCAAGATATCAATTACCGAAAATACTTTCAGAATTCAGTCAAAAATATCCTTTAGTAGAATTTGATGTTAATACAGGTTGGAGCGAAGAAGTATTCAAATCAGTTCATAACGATTACTCGCAAGTAGGTATTTTAAGAGGAGATTATAGCTTTTCATCAGAAAAAATACGACTCATGTCAGAAAAGATTTATGTCGTATCTAAAAATCCAATTTCAATAGACGACTTACCACATTTACCAAGAATTTATTATAATACAGACACTTCACTCAACAAATTGATCGACGATTGGTGGATAGGAAGATTTGTCGAACCATCTTCAATTGCGATAAAAGTAGACAATATGGAAACAAGCAAAGAATTCGTACAACACGGCCTAGGATTTTCTATTTTGCCAGATATATTACTTAATAAAAATAAAGACTTATATAAAATACCTTGCCTAGACCAAAACGGCAATGACATTATAAGAAACACAGATATGATATTAAAAAAACAATACTTGTCTAATAACGTCGTTAGAGCATTTTATGATTTTATGAAAGAACAAAATTTAGAATGCGAGTAA